The Seriola aureovittata isolate HTS-2021-v1 ecotype China chromosome 2, ASM2101889v1, whole genome shotgun sequence genome has a segment encoding these proteins:
- the ppfia4 gene encoding liprin-alpha-4 isoform X6, which yields MNPTVKIHLQNGTHFNTYMYQEFATLTKELNICREQLLEKEEEISELKAERNNTRLLLEHLECLVSRHERSLRMTVVKRQAPPPSGVSSEVEVLKALKSLFEHHKALDEKVRERLRVALERVATLEGQLAATTQELNMVRQRKDGDSVERTDGSKPTWKRLPNGSIDAHDDGSRVSELQELLDRTNKDLAQSREHSASLNARVADLEAELANARRELSRSEELSIKQQREQREREDMEERITTLEKRYLAAQRETTHIHDLNDKLENELATKDSLHRQSEEKVRQLQEMLEMAEQRLAQTMRKAETLPEVEAELAQRVAALSKAEERHGNVEERLRQLESQLEEKNQELGRARQREKMNEEHNKRLSDTVDRLLTESNERLQLHLKERMAALEDKNSLIQDLENCQKQLEEFHHTRERLIGEIEKLRNEIDHLKRRSGVFGDGTHPRSHLGSSSDLRFSVVEGQDGHYSTTVIRRAQKGRLSALRDDPNKVCAVFEQDYPSLRGSVSHLLGSDIEAESDLDDDVSSALLSPSGQSDAQTLALMLQEQLDAINEEIRMIQVERESADLRSDEIESRVNSGSMDGLNVTLRPRALPTSATAQSLASSSSPPTSGHSTPKHHGRNASHHLGIMTLPSDLRKHRRKVASPVEVDKATIKCETSPPSSPRSLRLETNFAQFTGSLEDGRGKQKKGIKSSIGRLFGKKEKGRMDQTLGRDGHPLPALSDFEMSIGDTMTLGKLGTQAERDRRMKKKHELLEDARKRGLPFAQWDGPTVVSWLELWVGMPAWYVAACRANVKSGAIMSALSDTEIQREIGISNPLHRLKLRLAIQEMVSLTSPSAPLTSRTSSGNVWVTHEEMENLASSTKAENEEGSWAQTLAYGDMNHEWIGNEWLPSLGLPQYRSYFMECLVDARMLDHLTKKDLRSHLKMVDSFHRASLQYGIMCLKRLNYDRKDLERRREDSQHDMKDVLVWTNEQVIHWVQSIGLREYSGNLLESGVHGALIALDETFDYSSLALILQIPMQNTQARQVLEREFNNLLALGTDRRLEESGDDKSFRRSPSWRKRFRAREGGAGLGMMAGSMETLPAGFRMPSMSMPPSVNLVPKKQLQPEAPPPAPPRLDPSAVRTYSC from the exons GAGTTTGCCACCCTGACGAAGGAGCTGAACATATGCCgggagcagctgctggagaaagaggaagaaatatcTGAGCTGAAAGCTGAAAGGAACAACACCAGG ctgctgttgGAGCACCTGGAGTGTCTGGTGTCCCGTCACGAACGCAGTCTGAGGATGACAGTGGTGAAAAGACAGGCACCCCCACCATCTGGAGTCTCCAGCGAGGTGGAGGTCCTCAAAGCTCTGAAGTCGCTGTTTGAACACCACAAGGCTCTGGATGAAAAg GTGCGTGAGAGGCTTCGGGTGGCTCTGGAGAGGGTGGCCACCCTGGAGGGACAGCTAGCAGCTACCACACAAgag TTGAACATGGTGAGACAAAGGAAGGACGGAGACTCAGTGGAGCGAACAGACGGATCCAAACCTACATGGAAG AGACTGCCCAACGGCTCCATAGACGCTCACGATGATGGCAGCCGGGTGTCTGAACTTCAGGAGCTGCTGGATCGGACCAATAAGGACCTGGCCCAGAGCCGCGAGCACTCTGCCAGTCTGAACGCCCGGGTGGCAGATCTCGAGGCAGAGCTTGCAAACGCACGCCGAGAACTGAGCCGCAGCGaggagctgtcaatcaaacaacagagagaacagagagag agagaggataTGGAGGAGAGAATAACAACATTAGAGAAGCGCTACCTGGCTGCCCAGCGGGAGACCACGCACATCCACGACCTCAACGACAAACTGGAGAATGAACTCGCCACCAAGGACTCCCTGCACCGACAG agtgaagAGAAGGTGCGCCAGCTGCAGGAGATGCTGGAGATGGCAGAACAGAGACTGGCTCAGACCATGAGGAAGGCTGAGACTTTGCCAGAGGTGGAGGCTGAACTGGCACAGAGAGTGGCAGCGCTTTCCAAG GCTGAGGAGCGTCATGGCAACGTGGAGGAGCGGCTCAGACAGCTGGAATCACAACTGGAGGAGAAGAACCAAGAGCTAGGAagg GCTCgtcagagggagaaaatgaatgaggagCACAACAAGCGCTTATCTGACACTGTGGATCGTCTGCTCACTGAGTCCAATGAAAGACTGCAGCTCCATTTGAAAGAACGCATGGCAGCCCTGGAGGACAAG AACTCCCTCATACAGGACCTCGAGAACTGCCAGAAACAGCTTGAAGAATTTCACCACACAAGG gaACGGCTGATTGGAGAGATTGAGAAGTTGAGAAATGAGATCGACCATTTGAAACGTCGCAGTGGGGTGTTTGGAGATGGAACTCACCCTCG GTCTCACCTGGGTAGCTCCAGCGACCTTCGCTTCTCTGTGGTGGAAGGCCAAGATGGCCACTACAGTACGACTGTGATCAGGCGGGCACAGAAGGGCAGACTGTCGGCGCTACGAGATGACCCAAACAAG gtgtgtgcgGTGTTTGAACAGGACTACCCATCTCTGCGTGGCAGCGTCAGCCACCTCCTCGGCAGCGACATCGAGGCAGAGTCAGACCTGGATGACGACGTTAGCTCTGCCCTGCTTTCCCCCAGCGGCCAATCAGACGCTCAGACTCTCGCTCTCATGCTACAGGAGCAGCTTGACGCTATCAATGAAGAGATAAG gatGATCCAGGTGGAGAGGGAGTCAGCAGACCTGCGCTCTGATGAGATCGAGTCCCGTGTGAACAGCGGCAGCATGGACGGACTCAACGTGACGCTTCGACCCCGGGCCCTGCCCACCTCCGCTACTGCCCAGTCCCtggcatcctcctcctccccgccCACCAGTGGCCACTCCACACCTAAACACCACGGACGCAACGCCAGCCACCATCTAGGCATCATGACTCTG CCTAGCGACTTGAGGAAACACCGCAGGAAAGTAGCG TCTCCAGTGGAGGTGGACAAAGCTACTATCAAGTGTGAGACGTCGCCTCCCTCTTCCCCTCGCAGTTTACGGCTGGAAACCAATTTCGCTCAGTTCACAGGCAGCTTGGAGGATGGTCGAGg AAAGCAGAAGAAAGGCATCAAGTCATCTATCGGCCGATTGTTTGGGAAGAAGGAGAAGGGTCGAATGGACCAGACGTTGGGCAGGGATGGACATCCCCTACCAGCCTTATCAG ACTTTGAGATGAGCATCGGTGACACTATGACTCTGGGAAAACTGGGCACTCAGGCCGAGAGGGACCGCAGgatgaagaaaaa ACATGAGCTTCTAGAAGATGCCAGGAAAAGAGGCCTGCCATTTGCCCAGTGGGATGGCCCCACAGTCGTCTCCTGGCTAGAG CTGTGGGTGGGTATGCCAGCCTGGTATGTGGCAGCCTGTCGCGCCAACGTGAAGAGCGGAGCCATCATGTCAGCTCTGTCAGACACAGAGATCCAGAGGGAGATTGGCATCAGCAACCCTCTGCACCGACTCAAACTCCGCTTGGCCATCCAGGAGATGGTCTCCCTCACCAGCCCCTCTGCCCCACTCACCTCCAGAACG TCCTCCGGAAATGTGTGGGTGACTCATGAAGAGATGGAGAACCTGGCTTCCTCCACTAAAGCG GAGAATGAGGAGGGCAGTTGGGCACAG ACTCTGGCGTATGGAGACATGAATCACGAGTGGATAGGGAACGAGTGGCTGCCCAGTCTTGGTCTGCCTCAGTACCGCTCCTACTTCATGGAGTGTCTGGTGGACGCACGCATGCTCGACCACCTGACCAAGAAGGACCTGAGGAGCCACCTCAAGATGGTGGATAGCTTCCATAG GGCTAGTCTGCAGTATGGGATTATGTGCTTGAAGAGACTCAATTATGACAGGAAAGACCTGGAGCGCCGGAGAGAGGACAGCCAACACGACATGAAAG ATGTGTTGGTGTGGACCAACGAGCAGGTGATCCACTGGGTCCAGTCTATTGGTCTGAGGGAGTATAGTGGTAACCTGTTGGAGAGCGGTGTTCACGGGGCACTCATCGCACTGGATGAGACGTTCGACTACAGCAGCCTAGCGCTGATCCTGCAGATCCCTATGCAGAACACACAG GCACGACAGGTTCTGGAGAGGGAGTTCAACAACCTGTTAGCCTTGGGGACTGACCGTCGACTAGAGGAG AGTGGGGATGACAAGTCTTTTCGACGCTCTCCGTCATGGCGCAAGAGGTTTCGGGCACGTGAGGGAGGGGCAGGGCTAGGGATGATGGCAGGCTCCATGGAAACACTGCCTGCCGGCTTCCGTATGCCCTCTATGTCCATGCCGCCCTCTGTGAATTTGGTGCCCAAGAAACAGCTCCAGCCTGAAG CTCCTCCCCCGGCGCCCCCGAGACTCGACCCCTCGGCCGTGCGGACCTATTCATGCTAA
- the ppfia4 gene encoding liprin-alpha-4 isoform X7, with product MEERITTLEKRYLAAQRETTHIHDLNDKLENELATKDSLHRQSEEKVRQLQEMLEMAEQRLAQTMRKAETLPEVEAELAQRVAALSKAEERHGNVEERLRQLESQLEEKNQELGRARQREKMNEEHNKRLSDTVDRLLTESNERLQLHLKERMAALEDKNSLIQDLENCQKQLEEFHHTRERLIGEIEKLRNEIDHLKRRSGVFGDGTHPRSHLGSSSDLRFSVVEGQDGHYSTTVIRRAQKGRLSALRDDPNKVCAVFEQDYPSLRGSVSHLLGSDIEAESDLDDDVSSALLSPSGQSDAQTLALMLQEQLDAINEEIRMIQVERESADLRSDEIESRVNSGSMDGLNVTLRPRALPTSATAQSLASSSSPPTSGHSTPKHHGRNASHHLGIMTLPSDLRKHRRKVASPVEVDKATIKCETSPPSSPRSLRLETNFAQFTGSLEDGRGKQKKGIKSSIGRLFGKKEKGRMDQTLGRDGHPLPALSDFEMSIGDTMTLGKLGTQAERDRRMKKKHELLEDARKRGLPFAQWDGPTVVSWLELWVGMPAWYVAACRANVKSGAIMSALSDTEIQREIGISNPLHRLKLRLAIQEMVSLTSPSAPLTSRTSSGNVWVTHEEMENLASSTKAENEEGSWAQTLAYGDMNHEWIGNEWLPSLGLPQYRSYFMECLVDARMLDHLTKKDLRSHLKMVDSFHRASLQYGIMCLKRLNYDRKDLERRREDSQHDMKDVLVWTNEQVIHWVQSIGLREYSGNLLESGVHGALIALDETFDYSSLALILQIPMQNTQARQVLEREFNNLLALGTDRRLEESGDDKSFRRSPSWRKRFRAREGGAGLGMMAGSMETLPAGFRMPSMSMPPSVNLVPKKQLQPEAPPPAPPRLDPSAVRTYSC from the exons aTGGAGGAGAGAATAACAACATTAGAGAAGCGCTACCTGGCTGCCCAGCGGGAGACCACGCACATCCACGACCTCAACGACAAACTGGAGAATGAACTCGCCACCAAGGACTCCCTGCACCGACAG agtgaagAGAAGGTGCGCCAGCTGCAGGAGATGCTGGAGATGGCAGAACAGAGACTGGCTCAGACCATGAGGAAGGCTGAGACTTTGCCAGAGGTGGAGGCTGAACTGGCACAGAGAGTGGCAGCGCTTTCCAAG GCTGAGGAGCGTCATGGCAACGTGGAGGAGCGGCTCAGACAGCTGGAATCACAACTGGAGGAGAAGAACCAAGAGCTAGGAagg GCTCgtcagagggagaaaatgaatgaggagCACAACAAGCGCTTATCTGACACTGTGGATCGTCTGCTCACTGAGTCCAATGAAAGACTGCAGCTCCATTTGAAAGAACGCATGGCAGCCCTGGAGGACAAG AACTCCCTCATACAGGACCTCGAGAACTGCCAGAAACAGCTTGAAGAATTTCACCACACAAGG gaACGGCTGATTGGAGAGATTGAGAAGTTGAGAAATGAGATCGACCATTTGAAACGTCGCAGTGGGGTGTTTGGAGATGGAACTCACCCTCG GTCTCACCTGGGTAGCTCCAGCGACCTTCGCTTCTCTGTGGTGGAAGGCCAAGATGGCCACTACAGTACGACTGTGATCAGGCGGGCACAGAAGGGCAGACTGTCGGCGCTACGAGATGACCCAAACAAG gtgtgtgcgGTGTTTGAACAGGACTACCCATCTCTGCGTGGCAGCGTCAGCCACCTCCTCGGCAGCGACATCGAGGCAGAGTCAGACCTGGATGACGACGTTAGCTCTGCCCTGCTTTCCCCCAGCGGCCAATCAGACGCTCAGACTCTCGCTCTCATGCTACAGGAGCAGCTTGACGCTATCAATGAAGAGATAAG gatGATCCAGGTGGAGAGGGAGTCAGCAGACCTGCGCTCTGATGAGATCGAGTCCCGTGTGAACAGCGGCAGCATGGACGGACTCAACGTGACGCTTCGACCCCGGGCCCTGCCCACCTCCGCTACTGCCCAGTCCCtggcatcctcctcctccccgccCACCAGTGGCCACTCCACACCTAAACACCACGGACGCAACGCCAGCCACCATCTAGGCATCATGACTCTG CCTAGCGACTTGAGGAAACACCGCAGGAAAGTAGCG TCTCCAGTGGAGGTGGACAAAGCTACTATCAAGTGTGAGACGTCGCCTCCCTCTTCCCCTCGCAGTTTACGGCTGGAAACCAATTTCGCTCAGTTCACAGGCAGCTTGGAGGATGGTCGAGg AAAGCAGAAGAAAGGCATCAAGTCATCTATCGGCCGATTGTTTGGGAAGAAGGAGAAGGGTCGAATGGACCAGACGTTGGGCAGGGATGGACATCCCCTACCAGCCTTATCAG ACTTTGAGATGAGCATCGGTGACACTATGACTCTGGGAAAACTGGGCACTCAGGCCGAGAGGGACCGCAGgatgaagaaaaa ACATGAGCTTCTAGAAGATGCCAGGAAAAGAGGCCTGCCATTTGCCCAGTGGGATGGCCCCACAGTCGTCTCCTGGCTAGAG CTGTGGGTGGGTATGCCAGCCTGGTATGTGGCAGCCTGTCGCGCCAACGTGAAGAGCGGAGCCATCATGTCAGCTCTGTCAGACACAGAGATCCAGAGGGAGATTGGCATCAGCAACCCTCTGCACCGACTCAAACTCCGCTTGGCCATCCAGGAGATGGTCTCCCTCACCAGCCCCTCTGCCCCACTCACCTCCAGAACG TCCTCCGGAAATGTGTGGGTGACTCATGAAGAGATGGAGAACCTGGCTTCCTCCACTAAAGCG GAGAATGAGGAGGGCAGTTGGGCACAG ACTCTGGCGTATGGAGACATGAATCACGAGTGGATAGGGAACGAGTGGCTGCCCAGTCTTGGTCTGCCTCAGTACCGCTCCTACTTCATGGAGTGTCTGGTGGACGCACGCATGCTCGACCACCTGACCAAGAAGGACCTGAGGAGCCACCTCAAGATGGTGGATAGCTTCCATAG GGCTAGTCTGCAGTATGGGATTATGTGCTTGAAGAGACTCAATTATGACAGGAAAGACCTGGAGCGCCGGAGAGAGGACAGCCAACACGACATGAAAG ATGTGTTGGTGTGGACCAACGAGCAGGTGATCCACTGGGTCCAGTCTATTGGTCTGAGGGAGTATAGTGGTAACCTGTTGGAGAGCGGTGTTCACGGGGCACTCATCGCACTGGATGAGACGTTCGACTACAGCAGCCTAGCGCTGATCCTGCAGATCCCTATGCAGAACACACAG GCACGACAGGTTCTGGAGAGGGAGTTCAACAACCTGTTAGCCTTGGGGACTGACCGTCGACTAGAGGAG AGTGGGGATGACAAGTCTTTTCGACGCTCTCCGTCATGGCGCAAGAGGTTTCGGGCACGTGAGGGAGGGGCAGGGCTAGGGATGATGGCAGGCTCCATGGAAACACTGCCTGCCGGCTTCCGTATGCCCTCTATGTCCATGCCGCCCTCTGTGAATTTGGTGCCCAAGAAACAGCTCCAGCCTGAAG CTCCTCCCCCGGCGCCCCCGAGACTCGACCCCTCGGCCGTGCGGACCTATTCATGCTAA
- the ppfia4 gene encoding liprin-alpha-4 isoform X2 codes for MMCEVMPTISEGDSAGPPRGTSGVPNGSDQEANFEQLMVNMLDERDKLLESLRETQETLIQSQTKLQGALHERDVLQRQINAALPQEFATLTKELNICREQLLEKEEEISELKAERNNTRLLLEHLECLVSRHERSLRMTVVKRQAPPPSGVSSEVEVLKALKSLFEHHKALDEKVRERLRVALERVATLEGQLAATTQELNMVRQRKDGDSVERTDGSKPTWKRLPNGSIDAHDDGSRVSELQELLDRTNKDLAQSREHSASLNARVADLEAELANARRELSRSEELSIKQQREQREREDMEERITTLEKRYLAAQRETTHIHDLNDKLENELATKDSLHRQSEEKVRQLQEMLEMAEQRLAQTMRKAETLPEVEAELAQRVAALSKAEERHGNVEERLRQLESQLEEKNQELGRARQREKMNEEHNKRLSDTVDRLLTESNERLQLHLKERMAALEDKNSLIQDLENCQKQLEEFHHTRERLIGEIEKLRNEIDHLKRRSGVFGDGTHPRSHLGSSSDLRFSVVEGQDGHYSTTVIRRAQKGRLSALRDDPNKVCAVFEQDYPSLRGSVSHLLGSDIEAESDLDDDVSSALLSPSGQSDAQTLALMLQEQLDAINEEIRMIQVERESADLRSDEIESRVNSGSMDGLNVTLRPRALPTSATAQSLASSSSPPTSGHSTPKHHGRNASHHLGIMTLPSDLRKHRRKVASPVEVDKATIKCETSPPSSPRSLRLETNFAQFTGSLEDGRGKQKKGIKSSIGRLFGKKEKGRMDQTLGRDGHPLPALSDFEMSIGDTMTLGKLGTQAERDRRMKKKHELLEDARKRGLPFAQWDGPTVVSWLELWVGMPAWYVAACRANVKSGAIMSALSDTEIQREIGISNPLHRLKLRLAIQEMVSLTSPSAPLTSRTSSGNVWVTHEEMENLASSTKAENEEGSWAQTLAYGDMNHEWIGNEWLPSLGLPQYRSYFMECLVDARMLDHLTKKDLRSHLKMVDSFHRASLQYGIMCLKRLNYDRKDLERRREDSQHDMKDVLVWTNEQVIHWVQSIGLREYSGNLLESGVHGALIALDETFDYSSLALILQIPMQNTQARQVLEREFNNLLALGTDRRLEESGDDKSFRRSPSWRKRFRAREGGAGLGMMAGSMETLPAGFRMPSMSMPPSVNLVPKKQLQPEVHSHYLYGHMLAAF; via the exons GAGTTTGCCACCCTGACGAAGGAGCTGAACATATGCCgggagcagctgctggagaaagaggaagaaatatcTGAGCTGAAAGCTGAAAGGAACAACACCAGG ctgctgttgGAGCACCTGGAGTGTCTGGTGTCCCGTCACGAACGCAGTCTGAGGATGACAGTGGTGAAAAGACAGGCACCCCCACCATCTGGAGTCTCCAGCGAGGTGGAGGTCCTCAAAGCTCTGAAGTCGCTGTTTGAACACCACAAGGCTCTGGATGAAAAg GTGCGTGAGAGGCTTCGGGTGGCTCTGGAGAGGGTGGCCACCCTGGAGGGACAGCTAGCAGCTACCACACAAgag TTGAACATGGTGAGACAAAGGAAGGACGGAGACTCAGTGGAGCGAACAGACGGATCCAAACCTACATGGAAG AGACTGCCCAACGGCTCCATAGACGCTCACGATGATGGCAGCCGGGTGTCTGAACTTCAGGAGCTGCTGGATCGGACCAATAAGGACCTGGCCCAGAGCCGCGAGCACTCTGCCAGTCTGAACGCCCGGGTGGCAGATCTCGAGGCAGAGCTTGCAAACGCACGCCGAGAACTGAGCCGCAGCGaggagctgtcaatcaaacaacagagagaacagagagag agagaggataTGGAGGAGAGAATAACAACATTAGAGAAGCGCTACCTGGCTGCCCAGCGGGAGACCACGCACATCCACGACCTCAACGACAAACTGGAGAATGAACTCGCCACCAAGGACTCCCTGCACCGACAG agtgaagAGAAGGTGCGCCAGCTGCAGGAGATGCTGGAGATGGCAGAACAGAGACTGGCTCAGACCATGAGGAAGGCTGAGACTTTGCCAGAGGTGGAGGCTGAACTGGCACAGAGAGTGGCAGCGCTTTCCAAG GCTGAGGAGCGTCATGGCAACGTGGAGGAGCGGCTCAGACAGCTGGAATCACAACTGGAGGAGAAGAACCAAGAGCTAGGAagg GCTCgtcagagggagaaaatgaatgaggagCACAACAAGCGCTTATCTGACACTGTGGATCGTCTGCTCACTGAGTCCAATGAAAGACTGCAGCTCCATTTGAAAGAACGCATGGCAGCCCTGGAGGACAAG AACTCCCTCATACAGGACCTCGAGAACTGCCAGAAACAGCTTGAAGAATTTCACCACACAAGG gaACGGCTGATTGGAGAGATTGAGAAGTTGAGAAATGAGATCGACCATTTGAAACGTCGCAGTGGGGTGTTTGGAGATGGAACTCACCCTCG GTCTCACCTGGGTAGCTCCAGCGACCTTCGCTTCTCTGTGGTGGAAGGCCAAGATGGCCACTACAGTACGACTGTGATCAGGCGGGCACAGAAGGGCAGACTGTCGGCGCTACGAGATGACCCAAACAAG gtgtgtgcgGTGTTTGAACAGGACTACCCATCTCTGCGTGGCAGCGTCAGCCACCTCCTCGGCAGCGACATCGAGGCAGAGTCAGACCTGGATGACGACGTTAGCTCTGCCCTGCTTTCCCCCAGCGGCCAATCAGACGCTCAGACTCTCGCTCTCATGCTACAGGAGCAGCTTGACGCTATCAATGAAGAGATAAG gatGATCCAGGTGGAGAGGGAGTCAGCAGACCTGCGCTCTGATGAGATCGAGTCCCGTGTGAACAGCGGCAGCATGGACGGACTCAACGTGACGCTTCGACCCCGGGCCCTGCCCACCTCCGCTACTGCCCAGTCCCtggcatcctcctcctccccgccCACCAGTGGCCACTCCACACCTAAACACCACGGACGCAACGCCAGCCACCATCTAGGCATCATGACTCTG CCTAGCGACTTGAGGAAACACCGCAGGAAAGTAGCG TCTCCAGTGGAGGTGGACAAAGCTACTATCAAGTGTGAGACGTCGCCTCCCTCTTCCCCTCGCAGTTTACGGCTGGAAACCAATTTCGCTCAGTTCACAGGCAGCTTGGAGGATGGTCGAGg AAAGCAGAAGAAAGGCATCAAGTCATCTATCGGCCGATTGTTTGGGAAGAAGGAGAAGGGTCGAATGGACCAGACGTTGGGCAGGGATGGACATCCCCTACCAGCCTTATCAG ACTTTGAGATGAGCATCGGTGACACTATGACTCTGGGAAAACTGGGCACTCAGGCCGAGAGGGACCGCAGgatgaagaaaaa ACATGAGCTTCTAGAAGATGCCAGGAAAAGAGGCCTGCCATTTGCCCAGTGGGATGGCCCCACAGTCGTCTCCTGGCTAGAG CTGTGGGTGGGTATGCCAGCCTGGTATGTGGCAGCCTGTCGCGCCAACGTGAAGAGCGGAGCCATCATGTCAGCTCTGTCAGACACAGAGATCCAGAGGGAGATTGGCATCAGCAACCCTCTGCACCGACTCAAACTCCGCTTGGCCATCCAGGAGATGGTCTCCCTCACCAGCCCCTCTGCCCCACTCACCTCCAGAACG TCCTCCGGAAATGTGTGGGTGACTCATGAAGAGATGGAGAACCTGGCTTCCTCCACTAAAGCG GAGAATGAGGAGGGCAGTTGGGCACAG ACTCTGGCGTATGGAGACATGAATCACGAGTGGATAGGGAACGAGTGGCTGCCCAGTCTTGGTCTGCCTCAGTACCGCTCCTACTTCATGGAGTGTCTGGTGGACGCACGCATGCTCGACCACCTGACCAAGAAGGACCTGAGGAGCCACCTCAAGATGGTGGATAGCTTCCATAG GGCTAGTCTGCAGTATGGGATTATGTGCTTGAAGAGACTCAATTATGACAGGAAAGACCTGGAGCGCCGGAGAGAGGACAGCCAACACGACATGAAAG ATGTGTTGGTGTGGACCAACGAGCAGGTGATCCACTGGGTCCAGTCTATTGGTCTGAGGGAGTATAGTGGTAACCTGTTGGAGAGCGGTGTTCACGGGGCACTCATCGCACTGGATGAGACGTTCGACTACAGCAGCCTAGCGCTGATCCTGCAGATCCCTATGCAGAACACACAG GCACGACAGGTTCTGGAGAGGGAGTTCAACAACCTGTTAGCCTTGGGGACTGACCGTCGACTAGAGGAG AGTGGGGATGACAAGTCTTTTCGACGCTCTCCGTCATGGCGCAAGAGGTTTCGGGCACGTGAGGGAGGGGCAGGGCTAGGGATGATGGCAGGCTCCATGGAAACACTGCCTGCCGGCTTCCGTATGCCCTCTATGTCCATGCCGCCCTCTGTGAATTTGGTGCCCAAGAAACAGCTCCAGCCTGAAG TGCATTCTCATTACCTATACGGACACATGCTTGCGGCCTTTTGA